In Scophthalmus maximus strain ysfricsl-2021 chromosome 16, ASM2237912v1, whole genome shotgun sequence, the following proteins share a genomic window:
- the LOC118287253 gene encoding probable phosphatase phospho1 produces the protein MTAPSNLTPAAPQEPRFLVLFDFDETIVNENSDDAVLCALPGQQLPDRLKSSFREGHYNEHMQRILAFMAEQGVPQDSIHSVLERIPPTPGLLNLLQYLQSHREDFELVVVSDANMYFIETWLERAGVRQLFRKIFTNPASFDASGRLVLLPFHSHSCSRCPDNMCKQVILREYLAGRQKELGGAPFQRVFYIGDGANDICPSLALGPRDTAFPRRDFPMHRLLLGMQQSQAAKFKANVVPWASGEDIVDCLKKIMKER, from the coding sequence ATGACGGCTCCATCAAACCTGACCCCTGCGGCGCCACAGGAACCGCGCTTTTTGGTGTTGTTCGACTTTGACGAGACCATCGTCAATGAGAACAGCGACGATGCTGTACTGTGTGCTCTGCCGGGCCAGCAGCTCCCTGATCGTCTGAAGAGCAGCTTCAGGGAGGGGCATTACAATGAGCACATGCAGAGGATCTTGGCCTTCATGGCGGAGCAGGGTGTGCCTCAGGACTCCATCCATTCGGTGTTAGAGAGGATCCCACCAACGCCAGgcctcctcaacctcctccagTATCTGCAGAGCCACCGGGAGGACTTTGAGTTAGTGGTGGTCTCCGACGCCAACATGTACTTCATCGAGACGTGGCTGGAGCGCGCCGGGGTGCGCCAACTTTTCCGGAAGATTTTCACCAACCCGGCCAGTTTTGATGCGTCTGGCCGGCTTGTGCTGCTGCCTTTCCACTCCCACTCGTGCTCCCGCTGTCCTGACAACATGTGCAAGCAGGTGATCCTTCGGGAGTATCTGGCGGGCCGGCAGAAGGAGCTTGGCGGTGCACCCTTCCAGAGGGTATTCTACATCGGCGATGGGGCCAATGATATCTGTCCCTCTCTGGCTCTGGGGCCCCGCGACACAGCCTTCCCCAGGAGGGACTTCCCCAtgcacaggctgctgctggggaTGCAGCAGTCCCAGGCCGCCAAGTTCAAAGCAAACGTAGTTCCTTGGGCCAGTGGTGAGGACATCGTCGACTGcctgaagaaaataatgaaggagagatga
- the LOC118287251 gene encoding gap junction gamma-1 protein-like — MSWSFLTRLLEEIHNHSTFVGKIWLTVLIVFRIVLTAVGGESIYYDEQSKFVCNTAQPGCENICYDSFAPLSHVRFWVFQIILVATPSLMYLGYAVNKIARADERADSGEAGGLSRRKPKKHSLLTRRQHRGIEEAEDDEEEDPMTYEMAEVISDGDGAAKENGDDGQVKVKVRHDGRQRIKEDGLMRIYVVQLLVRTLLEVAFLCGQYALYGFAVPHTYLCSDLPCPHNVDCFVSRPTEKTIFLLIMYTVSLLCLALNIWEMLHLGIGTICEIVRSRREQLPDEELYGLKQGSLKEAGFDSKDFTNYSYSWNAASSPPRYDIAIKPLVVPTKNHEKALPITDLADAKMACQQNHVNIAQEERQQYTNNDDNRGRKGRGDASSCFQKDLSQPQKTDSQGYRQLQSDNNNHSNPNREHKHQPVYKHNKTRVLKGSEWI; from the coding sequence ATGAGTTGGAGTTTCCTGACTCGTCTGCTGGAGGAAATCCACAACCACTCTACATTTGTGGGCAAGATCTGGCTCACTGTCCTCATTGTTTTCCGCATCGTGTTGACAGCCGTGGGAGGCGAGTCCATCTACTACGATGAGCAGAGCAAGTTTGTGTGCAACACGGCTCAGCCGGGCTGCGAGAACATCTGCTACGACTCCTTCGCTCCACTCTCACACGTTCGCTTCTGGGTCTTCCAAATCATCCTGGTGGCCACACCTTCGCTCATGTACTTGGGCTACGCTGTCAACAAGATTGCTCGCGCAGATGAGCGTGCTGACAGTGGGGAAGCGGGCGGATTGTCACGGAGGAAACCCAAGAAGCACTCTCTTTTGACCAGAAGGCAGCATAGGGGCATTGAAGAGGCTGAGGATGACGAAGAGGAAGACCCAATGACCTATGAAATGGCAGAGGTGATAAGTGATGGTGATGGAGCAGCAAAAGAAAACGGTGATGATGGACAAGTAAAGGTCAAGGTGCGGCATGATGGGCGCCAGCGTATCAAAGAAGATGGACTTATGCGCATCTACGTCGTTCAGCTCTTGGTTCGCACTTTGTTGGAGGTGGCGTTCCTGTGTGGACAGTATGCGCTGTATGGATTTGCAGTACCTCACACCTACTTGTGCTCTGACCTGCCCTGCCCTCACAATGTGGACTGCTTTGTGTCTCGCCCCACTGAGAAAaccatctttctcctcatcATGTACACAGTCTCCCTGCTCTGTCTGGCTCTCAATATATGGGAGATGCTTCACTTGGGCATCGGTACCATCTGTGAGATTGTACGCTCCCGCCGGGAGCAGCTCCCTGATGAAGAGTTGTACGGACTGAAACAAGGATCTCTTAAGGAGGCAGGATTTGACAGCAAGGATTTCACCAACTACTCTTATTCTTGGAATGCAGCATCATCTCCACCACGGTATGACATCGCCATCAAGCCTCTTGTGGTACCTACAAAGAACCATGAGAAAGCACTGCCCATCACTGATCTCGCTGATGCTAAGATGGCATGCCAGCAGAACCACGTGAACATTGCCCAAGAGGAGCGTCAGCAGTACACCAACAACGATGACAACCGGGGCAGAAAAGGAAGGGGAGATGCctccagctgttttcagaagGATCTCAGTCAGCCTCAGAAAACAGACAGTCAGGGGTACCGCCAGCTTCAGAGCGACAATAATAACCACAGCAATCCTAACCGTGAACATAAACACCAGCCGGTCTacaaacacaacaagacaagagTGTTGAAAGGCTCTGAGTGGATCTGA